The Malassezia japonica chromosome 9, complete sequence genomic interval GGGTACGTACTTTTTTTCcgctgacgcagcccgGTGGCGCTCGTTCCGTCGGTTCCGGTGTATAccgccgtggcgctcgtgctcgaggcgctgtaTGCGATCCcctcggcacgcgacgcgttcCTCGGCTTTCCCCTGCCAGAGCATGTCACGTCGGTAAGCAGCTACTGGGCcggcgcgcatgccgcgcgcacgccgaacGAAACGGCGATCCCGGTGCAGGCCTACCCCAGTGTCGTGCTTGTGCAGCGTGTGCAGACGCTCTTTACCGTAATGCAGCACacgtcgcgtgcggcgctcgtccttggcgaTATCGTCGACGTAGTGCCCCGCGACTATATGCTGCAGGCGAGCCGCAACGCCGAGATGCatgtgctgctcgaggtctttctcgagtcgctcgtgcacgcGTATCTGGAGGCGATGCTCATTGCGGTCGAGACCATTgtgtgctcgtcgcgcaccgccactgtcgccgcgcgtgccgagcaagCGGACCACGACCGCGGCCTGTTCCAGTCGTATGCcacgacggcgctcgccgcgcccgaggacggtgcgacgcccggcgaggcgcagcccACGGCCACCATCACGCTCGTGCACAGCGAAACGGACACGTTTGTGCGCGCGTGTCTCTTTTCCAAGCTCATGGCGAGCAGCGAGATGGACTCGCTGCTGATCACGCGCCccgccgacgtgctcctCCTCAATGTGCAGCATCAGGCGGAGGCTGCCTTGCCGCCGTTCCGCATCGAAGAGTCcatctcgctcgacgcTTTCCTGTGGCACACGCGCCGTGGCGGGCGCATCGATAACGACCCCCGCTGGCAGCAGCTGCAGACGTGGGACGACGagaagctcgcgctcgcgcagcagcgcgcgcgcctcgtggcGCCGATGGGCAAGCccgtgcacgagctgctcacgACCTGTGCCAaggtgcgcgcggccggcgaccAGTACGCCGAGCTGGCCGACTGGATGGGCGAtgtgcagcacgcgctgcactcCGAAGTGCAGACGCTCGAtgtacgcctcggcgagctgcacgacgcgaTGCTCAcgacgcgtgcggcgcttgtgcgcgagctcgatgcggcggccTCCGAGACGCAGGAATATGCGTACACGCTCTGTGCGGTGCTCCTCGCGAGCCGCCAAGGGGACTGTGCGTATGTGCGTGACGGCGAGCAGTGGTacaagctcgagcagggccGTGCGGACCGTGTGTCCTTTGACGACCTCGCAagcgaccgccgcggcctggacgaaggccgcggcgtgtcgcACCTCGCCTAtgcgcgcaccggcgtgcCAGCGACGCCcctgcgccaggccgcgATGGCGActgtcgaggcggtggccAAGGACAACACACATGCTACCGAGACTCGATGTACATAATTactgcgccttggcgcggATTTTGGGGGGTCGCTGCAGCCCGCCGTATGTATACCCAACGGTACCGATCATGAcggctgccgcgccgccccaTAGTGCTACATTGCCGGTGTGCCCGTTCAGGAGCACGACCGAGACGACCAGACTCgcggccttgcgcacgaccaGCACGAGCGACACGCTGAGGCTCGtgacgcgcgacgtgagCCGGTTCACTCCGTTGACACACAATAGCTGCGTGAGGACGttgagcgcgagcacgacaTAGTACGACGGAATGTGCATGCCCCACGCCTGCAGGCCGATCCACTGTGGCCGCGTCGCattcgccgcgcgcacctgctccgACAGGCTGCGCGTGTGCAGCAAAAAGAGCGGCAAGGAAAAGAGGTGCGAGtagagcagcgcctcgtgccaGTGCTCGCGCCCGTAGATCGCATAGGTGCGCTCCTGAAAGATGCCCATGATCCCGGAcgagaggagcgcgaggctgAGCAGGAGCACGCCAAAGCCGTAGTCTTCTGCCGACGCGTGCGAGGCGTGCGAAGGATGCGAGGccgagagcgtcgcgaccacgacgccggccgtgaCGAGTGCGACGCTGAGCACCTGCAGCGGTGCGTACCGCTTCTTGTCGATCAGGTATCCAAGCAGCATGTTGACGACCATCCCCCCGCTGCGAAACACAATGTGGACCGACATGGGGATGCTATAGGCAAACGCCGTGTTGTTCAGCAGACTCGTCGTAAAGTACAGCAGGACCTGTACGAGCCAtcgccgcagcggcacgcccggcTTCTTGATCACAAGCATCTCCATGCCATACACACGCCGCCACTCGAgctggccgaggagcgcgacgaacGCAGTGGCAATGAACTGCACGAGCGTCAGCAGCGTTCCTGACGCAGGGAGCTGCTTCGTGgtcagctcgagcgcccaCGCATTCGAGCAGCACCCGCCAAAGATCAGCGCAAGAATGAACCCAAACTCGCCGACCACCGCTTGGACCACGTCCAGCGTCagcccgcgctgcgcgccttggctccgtgcgctcgccatGCCAACAACGATCGCAAAGTGGCACGTGCTGCGTCGCCCGTGCACGTCATCCCCACGATGGAAGAGcgtggagcgccgcggatTGTCGCGCCTAaagcgacgcgcgagcacACACCGCTGCCCGAGATCCGGGCTACCGATGCAGAGGGTCACGCAAGAGAGCCCGCGACAGGTCATAGCCTGcccgtgcgcgacgtgccgagcgagaAGAGCCGCAAGTCGCccttggcgcgcgtcggacgGCAAGGCAAAAagatgctgcgcaaggtgACGCACGTTCCTCGCCTCTCGCTGCTGGACAGGACGAAtacgagctcggcgcaggaTCCGTACGTCGTGAGACTGACACAGGTTCCGTGGCTTCTATATATTGTTCTGGATCTTTacggcgctgctggtgcTGAATGCGTTCATGGCCTCGTTTCAGTCGACGGGGCAGGTGCTCAGCATGACATTTGCGACACTCATGAGCCGCGACGCTGGTATCCTGGCGGtgagcgacggcgtgctcgtcctTTCTACGTTCCTGAGCGTCGCTTTTATCAAGGTGCTCCACCGCTTCCGCCTGCCGTACGCGGGCGGAATCtatgcgctgcagctcctgtGGTACGTCGGACTGCTCTATGGCGTAATTGAGTGGATCCAAGTGCGGTACGTATTCCGTCTCACACAGCGAATGGCCCTGGGTCCAGTCTGGCTTCTTTGTGCTGCACTCGCTCGTGATGATCATGAAGGTGCACAGCTACTTGTCGGTGAACGGCATCATGTCGGACACTTTTATCAAGATGACGCGCCTTGAAAAAGAGCTCGACAAGAAGCTTACAGAGCTGTACCAATGCGACATCGACCAGGCCTGGAAACGGGCCGTGGCTGCGACCGGGGTGCGGCCCACGGCCACGTTggccgccgtgctcgacgacaaTACGCCGACCGAGGACCCATTCGGGGTGTGGGCCTCGCGCACAATGCaggcgagcagctccatGGTGCGTGCCCAGGCCGTGCTGCCGAAACTGCACTCCTACCTACCCCGCGCAATGTCGCCCATGCCGGAGCACCGCCggctggtcggcgcgctggacTCGGACACGCTGTCGGACCACCccaagaaggaggaggTGAAGCTGGAGGACTGCGACTTGCGCGATCCCCATCCGTTTGCGTGGCACCCAGAcgcgacggtgcgcgaTCTGGCGATGCAGATTGGGCACCAGCGCGAGAAACTCTACGCCGAGCCCGACGGGATCCAGGACCTCGGCCCAATGTGGCCGGCCAACGTGACGGTGGCCAATTTTTGGGACTTTCAGCTGGTGCCGACGCTCGTGTACCAGCTGCAGTACCcccgcaccgagcgcgtgcggccgctGTACGTGCTGgagcgcatcctcgcgACCTTTGGCACGTTCCTCGTCGTGTACGTGATCATGGTCAACTGGATCATGCCCGTCACGCTCACGCCCGTCACgaacctgctcgaggtgtTTGTGCGTCTCGCGATGCCCATGATGCTATGCGTACGTGTCCCTGCTCACACAGTACCTGCTTATCTTTTACCTGATGTTTGAGTGTGTGTGCAACGGCTTTGCGGAGCTCACGCGCTTTGCCGACCGCGAATTCTACCAGGACTGGTGGAACTCGGCGTCGATGGACGAGTTTGCGCGCAAGTGGAATCGCGTACGTACCTGCGCTCACCCAGCCCGTTCATCACTTCCTCCTGCAGCATGTCTATGTGTCGATGATCTTCAACTGGGGCCTCTCGAAGCACACGGCATCGCTCGTGACCTTTTTCCTGAGCTCGGTGCTGCACGAACTCGTGATGATCATTGTCAGCGGAAAACTACGTGGCTATCTGTTCTTTGCTCAGATGTCACAATACCCCTTGATCCTCCTTGCTCAGACCCCACTGATCAAAAACAATCGCTCGCTGGGCAACCTGATTTTCTGGGTGGGCCTCATGATCGGCTTTCCCCTGCTCAACATCGCCTACCTCGTCTACTAGCGCCCGTGCGAGACCGTAGATGTCACGTGTACTTTTTTTTAGGCCACGATGAGTCTCGtggagcagcagcgtgGCGCGTTTGCCGAGCTGGGCAAGGGGCTCGAGAAGAGCGTAAAGGATGTCGTGCCCCAGATAGAGAAGCTCCAGAAGGCTTCTGAAGATAACGACCTCGAATTTCCCGACGGTCTTTCGCTGCTCACCGTCAAGGTCGATGCACTGCTCGCCTACATGCACCACATGGCGCTCCTCTGTGCCCACCGCGCCTCTGGCAAGTCGCTGGGCGATGCAGCGGGCGAGGCGTATGTCCGCGGCCTCGTATCGCTGCGTCTCATGCTTGAAAAGATGCGCCCGATGGAGACGCGCATCAAGTACCAAATCGAAAAGCTGATGCGtgccgcgtcgaccgccgagcaggcgccggccgcggccgagggcgaggaggaaATCGACCCGCTGGCCTTCCGCCCGAACCCCGCGGCACTCGCCTCGGCCAAGCcccaggcggccgaggacgaggaggaagagAGCGGCGCGTATCGCCCCCCGAAGGTCGCGCCGGTCCTCTTCGACCCTGACGCACGCCCTTCGCGCAAGGACCGCAaccgcgagcggcagccgtcgcgcaatgctgcgctccttgccgatCTGTCCGCCGGCATGTCGGCGAACCCCTACGAGACGACCACGGCCGGTGTCGGCAGTGGCGGTGCGCTTGGCACGgcgggctcgtcgcgtgcgcgtgcgctcaaGCGGATGGAAGAGTTCGAAGAGGACAACTACAAGCGTCTTTCCATGTCGAAGAAGGACGCAaagcgccgtcgccgcgacgagcaggacgttgcgctcggtggcctcggcctctcGGCCAAAGGCGACCGCATTGGCGGCGGTGTCGAGGAAGAGTTTGGCGATTTGCTGCGTggcagcgcgcgcgatgcgcgccgcggcagtGGCGCGTACGatgtgctgcagcagcgctcCAAGCGCCCCTCGACCCTCGCACGCGCCCAGAGCaaaggcggcgcgcgcgatggCGACGTGGTTGCCGGCTCTGCGTCCTCGCACAAGTTCAAAAAGGCCATGCGCTCGCAGCGGAAAAAGTCGCGTGCGTAGCGGCGGCGTGTTTGGCCACTATACCCTCTATGAGCTCGTAGGTTTGAATGTGATATCAGACAAGACGTTAAAGCCTTCCTTGTAggcgtcgagcagggccTGGAcacgcttgcgctccttggtcagtgcctcgtcctcgtggAGGAGCTGCTCAAACATGGACTCCTTGTACAGGTTGATCACCAGCCTGTTCTGCACCGTGTCGCGCGAGAAGTTGACCAGGAGGTGCATCACCGCCTTGGGCACCAGGTCCTGGATCGACTGGCGGACGATGTTGAAGTAGGACGTGATGAGCTGGCGGATGAGGTTcacctcgaccgcctcgcgctccgagAGCGCGTACTCGTCGTCCGGCACctgctccgcctcgaggtacCGGTCGAGGCTCTTCATGTCgaacgcggcgctgctgccctcgaggccgccgcggccggccaTGAGGTTCGGCTTGTTGTCGTTGAGACGCGAGTGCATCGACAGGCCCGacacgctgccgctcggctcgtGGATCGGCAGGCTCGACGGCCCGCCGAAGAAGTAGTTCAGGAACGAGTCGCGCTGGCCGTTGGGGCCCATGTCGCCCACCGGCTGCtccgccggccgcggctggCCCTGGGTCGGGGCGTTGCGGTGCTTGGGCTGCTCCTTGTGCGTGGTTCCGTTCACCGTGAGGCTCCGGCTGTTCTTTTGGTCGTCCATCTCGTCCTctgacgccgcgccgctcacgTCCGAGTCCAGCGACAGCTCCTGctggtgctgctgctgctggtgctgttgcttcggcgcggcggtgagcgacttgcgctgctgcgactcgcgcatgcgcgtcgCAATCGACGCCGAGTCCTGCACAAACGTGGGGTGGTTCGTGTTGATGTACGCGGCCTGGATATCGATCAAGCTCTG includes:
- a CDS encoding uncharacterized protein (EggNog:ENOG503P8QE), with translation MERQVQELQGILGCTPEQAAAALRETGGDMDRAMNRLLDGETPQPPALPAPADAPQGPPASPAYVNPDDEDAELQKAMAASIAPPPQRDTNMSEDEQLMRVLAESVQSETQRDAKFADEHKALDRLRTEGGPVALVPSVPVYTAVALVLEALYAIPSARDAFLGFPLPEHVTSVSSYWAGAHAARTPNETAIPVQAYPSVVLVQRVQTLFTVMQHTSRAALVLGDIVDVVPRDYMLQASRNAEMHVLLEVFLESLVHAYLEAMLIAVETIVCSSRTATVAARAEQADHDRGLFQSYATTALAAPEDGATPGEAQPTATITLVHSETDTFVRACLFSKLMASSEMDSLLITRPADVLLLNVQHQAEAALPPFRIEESISLDAFLWHTRRGGRIDNDPRWQQLQTWDDEKLALAQQRARLVAPMGKPVHELLTTCAKVRAAGDQYAELADWMGDVQHALHSEVQTLDVRLGELHDAMLTTRAALVRELDAAASETQEYAYTLCAVLLASRQGDCAYVRDGEQWYKLEQGRADRVSFDDLASDRRGLDEGRGVSHLAYARTGVPATPLRQAAMATVEAVAKDNTHATETRCT
- the YEA4 gene encoding golgi uridine diphosphate-N- acetylglucosamine transporter (EggNog:ENOG503NUDG; COG:G; TransMembrane:10 (i21-43o55-76i97-119o125-143i150-171o183-203i215-233o265-283i295-315o321-342i)); protein product: MASARSQGAQRGLTLDVVQAVVGEFGFILALIFGGCCSNAWALELTTKQLPASGTLLTLVQFIATAFVALLGQLEWRRVYGMEMLVIKKPGVPLRRWLVQVLLYFTTSLLNNTAFAYSIPMSVHIVFRSGGMVVNMLLGYLIDKKRYAPLQVLSVALVTAGVVVATLSASHPSHASHASAEDYGFGVLLLSLALLSSGIMGIFQERTYAIYGREHWHEALLYSHLFSLPLFLLHTRSLSEQVRAANATRPQWIGLQAWGMHIPSYYVVLALNVLTQLLCVNGVNRLTSRVTSLSVSLVLVVRKAASLVVSVVLLNGHTGNVALWGGAAAVMIGTVGYTYGGLQRPPKIRAKAQ
- the ARE2 gene encoding sterol O-acyltransferase (EggNog:ENOG503NXII; COG:I; TransMembrane:10 (i95-115o135-155i167-188o200-222i428-448o460-480i518-537o543-561i568-585o597-616i)); the encoded protein is MEERGAPRIVAPKATREHTPLPEIRATDAEGHAREPATGHSLPVRDVPSEKSRKSPLARVGRQGKKMLRKVTHVPRLSLLDRTNTSSAQDPFRGFYILFWIFTALLVLNAFMASFQSTGQVLSMTFATLMSRDAGILAVSDGVLVLSTFLSVAFIKVLHRFRLPYAGGIYALQLLWYVGLLYGVIEWIQVREWPWVQSGFFVLHSLVMIMKVHSYLSVNGIMSDTFIKMTRLEKELDKKLTELYQCDIDQAWKRAVAATGVRPTATLAAVLDDNTPTEDPFGVWASRTMQASSSMVRAQAVLPKLHSYLPRAMSPMPEHRRLVGALDSDTLSDHPKKEEVKLEDCDLRDPHPFAWHPDATVRDLAMQIGHQREKLYAEPDGIQDLGPMWPANVTVANFWDFQLVPTLVYQLQYPRTERVRPLYVLERILATFGTFLVVYVIMVNWIMPVTLTPVTNLLEVFVRLAMPMMLCYLLIFYLMFECVCNGFAELTRFADREFYQDWWNSASMDEFARKWNRPVHHFLLQHVYVSMIFNWGLSKHTASLVTFFLSSVLHELVMIIVSGKLRGYLFFAQMSQYPLILLAQTPLIKNNRSLGNLIFWVGLMIGFPLLNIAYLVY
- a CDS encoding uncharacterized protein (BUSCO:EOG09263C4C; COG:A; EggNog:ENOG503NY27), with the protein product MSLVEQQRGAFAELGKGLEKSVKDVVPQIEKLQKASEDNDLEFPDGLSLLTVKVDALLAYMHHMALLCAHRASGKSLGDAAGEAYVRGLVSLRLMLEKMRPMETRIKYQIEKLMRAASTAEQAPAAAEGEEEIDPLAFRPNPAALASAKPQAAEDEEEESGAYRPPKVAPVLFDPDARPSRKDRNRERQPSRNAALLADLSAGMSANPYETTTAGVGSGGALGTAGSSRARALKRMEEFEEDNYKRLSMSKKDAKRRRRDEQDVALGGLGLSAKGDRIGGGVEEEFGDLLRGSARDARRGSGAYDVLQQRSKRPSTLARAQSKGGARDGDVVAGSASSHKFKKAMRSQRKKSRA